The Cynocephalus volans isolate mCynVol1 chromosome 2, mCynVol1.pri, whole genome shotgun sequence genome window below encodes:
- the LOC134370902 gene encoding cytochrome c oxidase subunit 6A1, mitochondrial: MAAAAPVGTRVSRLLGRSLPQQGRPMSSGAHGEEGSARMWKILTYFVALPGVGVSMLNIFLKSHHGKHERPEFIAYPHLRIRSKPFPWGDGNHTLFHNPRVNPLPTGYEDE, translated from the exons ATGGCGGCGGCGGCACCTGTAGGAACCCGAGTTTCTCGGCTGCTGGGTCGGTCCCTCCCACAGCAAGGGCGGCCTATGTCGAGTGGTGCCCACGGCGAGGAAGGCTCAG CTCGCATGTGGAAGATCCTCACCTACTTCGTCGCGCTCCCCGGGGTGGGAGTGAGCATGCTGAATATTTTCCTCAAGTCGCACCACGGAAAGCACGAAAGACCCGAATTCATCGCCTACCCCCATCTCCGCATCAGGTCCAAG CCCTTTCCCTGGGGAGATGGCAACCATACTCTATTCCATAACCCTCGTGTGAACCCACTTCCAACTGGCTATGAAGACGAATAA
- the TRIAP1 gene encoding TP53-regulated inhibitor of apoptosis 1 → MNSVGEACTDLKREYDQCFNRWFAEKFLKGDGSGDPCTDLFKRYQQCVQKAIKEKEIPIEGLEFMGHGKEKPENSS, encoded by the exons ATGAACAGTGTGGGGGAGGCATGCACAGACCTGAAGCGAGAGTACGACCAGTGCTTCAATCGCTGGTTTGCCGAGAAGTTCCTCAAGGGGGACGGCTCCGGGGACCCGTGCACCGACCTCTTCAAGCGCTACCAGCAGTGTGTTCAG aaagcaataaaggagaaagagattCCTATTGAAGGACTGGAGTTCATGGGCCATGGcaaagaaaaacctgaaaactCTTCTTGA
- the GATC gene encoding glutamyl-tRNA(Gln) amidotransferase subunit C, mitochondrial: MWARAVWLGLRAPLGGRRGLTSTTHPQGSGRITVEVIEHLERLALVDFGSREAVARLEKAVAFADRLRAVDTDGVEPMESVLEDRCLYLRSDNVVEGNCAEELLQNSHRVVEEYFVAPPGNISLPKLDEQEPFPHS; encoded by the exons ATGTGGGCGCGGGCGGTGTGGCTAGGTCTTCGAGCCCCGCTGGGCGGGCGCCGGGGCTTAACCTCCACGACGCATCCTCAG GGAAGCGGCCGGATCACGGTCGAGGTGATCGAGCACTTGGAGCGTCTAGCGCTTGTGGACTTCGGCAGCCGCGAGGCAGTGGCACGGTTGGAGAAAGCCGTCGCCTTCGCCGACCGGCTCCGCGCCGTGGACACGGACGGAGTGGAGCCCATGGAGTCGGTACTGGAGGACAG ATGTCTATACTTGAGATCTGACAATGTCGTAGAAGGCAACTGTGCTGAAGAACTACTACAAAACTCCCATCGCGTTGTGGAGGAGTATTTTGTGGCCCCCCCAG GTAATATCTCTTTGCCAAAGCTGGATGAACAAGAGCCCTTCCCACACAGCTGA
- the SRSF9 gene encoding serine/arginine-rich splicing factor 9 — protein MSGWADERGGEGDGRIYVGNLPTDVREKDLEDLFYKYGRIREIELKNRHGLVPFAFVRFEDPRDAEDAVYGRNGYDYGQCRLRVEFPRTYGGRGGWPRGGRNGPPTRRSDFRVLVSGLPPSGSWQDLKDHMREAGDVCYADVQKDGMGMVEYLRKEDMEYALRKLDDTKFCSHEGETSYIRVYPERSTSYGYSRSRSGSRGRDSPYQSRGSPHYFSPFRPY, from the exons ATGTCGGGCTGGGCGGACGAGCGCGGCGGCGAAGGCGACGGTCGCATCTACGTGGGGAACCTTCCGACCGACGTGCGCGAGAAGGACCTGGAGGACCTGTTCTACAAGTACGGCCGCATTCGCGAGATCGAGCTCAAGAACCGGCACGGCCTCGTGCCCTTCGCCTTCGTGCGCTTCGAAGACCCCCG AGATGCTGAGGATGCAGTTTATGGAAGGAATGGTTATGATTATGGCCAGTGTCGGCTTCGTGTGGAGTTCCCCAGGACTTACGGAGGTCGGGGTGGGTGGCCCCGTGGTGGAAGGAATGGACCTCCAACAAGAAGATCTGATTTCCGAGTTCTTGTTTCAG GACTTCCTCCATCAGGCAGCTGGCAGGACCTGAAGGATCACATGCGAGAAGCTGGGGACGTCTGTTATGCAGATGTGCAGAAGGATGGAATGGGGATGGTTGAGTATCTCAGAAAAGAAGACATGGAATATGCCCTGCGTAAACTGGATGACACCAAATTTTGCTCTCATGAG GGTGAAACTTCCTACATCCGAGTTTATCCTGAGAGAAGCACCAGCTATGGCTACTCACGGTCTCGGTCTGGGTCAAGGGGCCGTGACTCTCCATACCAAAGCAGGGGTTCCCCACACTACTTCTCTCCTTTCAGGCCCTACTGA